From Chionomys nivalis chromosome 21, mChiNiv1.1, whole genome shotgun sequence, a single genomic window includes:
- the LOC130863691 gene encoding 60S ribosomal protein L7a-like: MPKGKKAKGKKVAPAPAKKQLAKKVVTSLFEKRPKNFGIGQHKRDFTRFVKWPRYFRLQRQRVILYKRLKVPPAINQFTQALDWQTATQLLKLAHKYRPETKQEKKQRLLAPAEKKAAGKGDVPSKRSPVLQAGVNTVTTLVENKKAQLVVIAHDVDPIELVVFLPALCRKMGVPYCIIKGKARLGRLVHRKTRTTVAFTQVNSEDKGAQAKLVEAIKTNYNDRYDKIHRH; encoded by the coding sequence atgcccaagggaaagaaggccaaggggaagaaggtggCCCCAGCCCCGGCGAAGAAGCAGTTGGCGAAGAAGGTGGTGACTTCTTTGTTTGAGAAGAGGCCTAAGAACTTTGGCATTGGGCAGCACAAGAGAGATTTCACACGCTTTGTCAAATGGCCCCGCTACTTCAGGCTGCAGCGGCAGAGGGTCATCCTCTATAAGCGGCTCAAAGTTCCTCCTGCCATTAACCAGTTCACTCAGGCCCTGGACTGGCAAACAGCTACCCAGTTGCTTAAACTTGCCCACAAGTACAGGCCAGAGACCAAGCAGGAGAAGAAGCAAAGGCTGCTGGCCCctgctgagaagaaagctgccGGCAAAGGGGATGTCCCAAGTAAGAGATCACCTGTCCTTCAAGCGGGCGTAAATACAGTCACCACTTTGGTagagaacaagaaggctcagctggtggTGATTGCCCATGACGTAGACCCCATtgagctggtggtcttcctgcctgccctgtgtcgGAAGATGGGGGTCCCCTACTGTATTatcaagggaaaggccaggctggggcGGCTGGTCCATAGGAAGACACGCACCACTGTTGCCTTCACACAGGTTAACTCGGAAGACAAGGGTGCTCAGGCCAAGCTGGTGGAAGCTATTAAGACCAATTACAACGACAGATATGATAAGATCCACCGCCACTAG